The segment GCCACGCAGTTCTTGCGACATGAGCCGCGTGACATGGCTGCGAAAAAGCTCTTTTTCACCTCCATTTCCCATTTACCCCTAGTTTTGTCCGCACTGGTGCTGGATGTCTGGATCTTGGGCTAGTTGCCATGGACTGGTTGACGACACTTCCTGCCATCAACGCCTGCCTGAATGGGGTGTCGACGCTATTGCTGACAGCTGGCTTCGTGTTCATAAAGAAAGATCAGAAAAAGGCGCATCGTGCCTCGATGGTGAGCGCATTCCTCGTTTCTGCCGTATTTTTGGCGCTTTACTTGACCCACAAGAGCCTCAAAGCGAGCAGCGGCCAGGATGTGAACACGAGCTTTGCAGGAGAAGGTTTTTGGCGGCCCGTCTATTATACAATGCTGATTACACACGTCATCTTAGCGATGGCTATGGTGCCGATGATTTTTAGGACGTTCTTTTTGGCATTCAAAGAACGCTTTGAGAGCCACAAAAAGTGGGCCCGGATCACCTTTCCAATCTGGTATTATGTAAGCATCACGGGTGTCTTGGTCTATTTTTTCATTTATCAGTGGTTCCCTCACCCAGAGAGCCCCTAACGATCTATTTCACAACCTTATCTGAGCCCAGACTCTCATTAGTTTAACTGATTCATAGCGAAAGACTTAACTCTAAAGCGTAATAAAAATCTTAACTAGCATCGATC is part of the Opitutales bacterium genome and harbors:
- a CDS encoding DUF420 domain-containing protein gives rise to the protein MDWLTTLPAINACLNGVSTLLLTAGFVFIKKDQKKAHRASMVSAFLVSAVFLALYLTHKSLKASSGQDVNTSFAGEGFWRPVYYTMLITHVILAMAMVPMIFRTFFLAFKERFESHKKWARITFPIWYYVSITGVLVYFFIYQWFPHPESP